Proteins encoded in a region of the Sphingopyxis sp. OAS728 genome:
- a CDS encoding phosphocholine-specific phospholipase C yields the protein MSNSRRDFLKAAGVAGSAAAFHASIGRALAIPAKRTTGTIKDVRHIVILMQENRSFDHYFGTMKGVRGFGDRHPIPLAGDKNVWFQSNGARDLPPFHLDTARTNGMKVPGTPHSFADAQAAWNQGKFGLWPKFKTDYSMGYYKREDIPFQFALAEAFTICDAYHCSITTGTDPNRIVFWSGSNFDPEVAATGTNCRDDKSEPNNLRCWIKGALPEPGYTYAGNALEWATIPEVLEAAGVDWRIYQDPNDNWTGAMHGGLAFKGFRDAKPGSPIYERGMSHHSLEKLAEDAKNGTLPAVSWVLPPKQWSEHPSASTPIEGAEFTASVLDALTANPDTWAGTVFFQTFDENDGLFDHFPPAAPPSYNSDGTLAGKATLALPGHYFDDHEDKYLSRDDSISGTTRPFGLGPRVPMYVVSPWSKGGWVSSEVFDHTSVGQFLEKRFGVTIPAISPWHRAVCGDMTSCFDFSKGADAAFPALPDVSSSTKILDTHLQRPKALPPRASQELFQEKGIRRSRALPYVLHVDARIDAGSQSVVLDFINEGTAGAVFHVYDKGDLDRIPRRYTVEAGKRIDDRWAVGPDGEFDLWVLGPNGFHRAFRGTLTDAARAPTMIARYNVRQRALSLAFVNDGSNAQEAKILRDAYSPSAGKTVAVANRSKAVEAWPTPKDHDWYDVTVALPGIEIRLAGRIERGAHGISDPLTAA from the coding sequence ATGTCCAATTCGAGACGTGATTTCCTGAAAGCCGCGGGCGTTGCCGGCTCGGCCGCCGCCTTTCACGCCAGCATCGGCCGTGCGCTCGCCATCCCGGCGAAGCGCACGACGGGCACGATCAAGGACGTCCGCCACATCGTCATCCTGATGCAGGAAAACCGTTCGTTCGATCATTATTTCGGGACGATGAAGGGCGTGCGCGGGTTCGGCGACCGCCACCCGATCCCGCTCGCCGGCGACAAAAATGTCTGGTTCCAGAGCAATGGTGCACGCGACCTGCCGCCCTTCCACCTCGACACCGCGCGCACCAACGGAATGAAGGTCCCCGGAACCCCGCACAGCTTCGCCGACGCGCAGGCGGCGTGGAACCAGGGCAAGTTCGGCCTCTGGCCCAAGTTCAAGACCGACTATTCGATGGGCTATTACAAGCGCGAGGACATTCCCTTCCAGTTCGCGCTCGCCGAGGCCTTCACCATCTGCGACGCCTATCATTGCTCGATCACAACCGGCACCGATCCCAACCGCATCGTCTTCTGGTCGGGGTCCAATTTCGACCCCGAGGTTGCCGCGACGGGCACCAACTGCCGCGACGACAAGTCCGAACCCAATAACCTCCGCTGCTGGATCAAGGGCGCGCTGCCCGAACCGGGCTACACCTACGCCGGCAATGCGCTCGAATGGGCGACGATCCCCGAAGTGCTCGAAGCCGCCGGGGTCGACTGGCGCATCTATCAGGACCCCAACGACAATTGGACCGGCGCGATGCACGGCGGCCTCGCCTTCAAGGGCTTTCGCGACGCGAAGCCGGGTTCGCCGATCTACGAGCGCGGCATGTCGCACCATTCGCTCGAAAAGCTCGCCGAGGATGCGAAGAACGGCACACTGCCCGCCGTGTCGTGGGTGCTGCCGCCCAAACAATGGTCCGAACATCCGTCGGCCTCGACCCCGATCGAGGGCGCCGAATTCACCGCGTCGGTGCTCGACGCGCTGACCGCCAATCCCGACACCTGGGCGGGTACCGTCTTCTTCCAGACCTTCGACGAAAATGACGGGCTGTTCGACCATTTCCCGCCGGCCGCGCCGCCCTCGTACAATTCCGACGGCACGCTCGCGGGCAAGGCGACGCTCGCGCTGCCCGGCCATTATTTCGACGATCATGAGGATAAATATCTCTCGCGCGACGACAGCATCTCGGGAACGACGCGCCCGTTCGGCCTCGGCCCGCGCGTGCCGATGTATGTCGTCTCGCCGTGGAGCAAGGGCGGCTGGGTCAGCAGCGAGGTGTTCGACCATACGTCGGTCGGCCAGTTCCTCGAAAAGCGCTTCGGCGTCACCATCCCCGCGATCAGCCCGTGGCACCGCGCGGTGTGCGGCGACATGACCTCCTGCTTCGATTTCTCCAAGGGTGCCGACGCGGCCTTTCCGGCGCTGCCCGACGTCAGCAGCTCGACGAAGATCCTCGACACGCATCTCCAGCGCCCGAAAGCGTTGCCGCCGCGCGCGTCGCAGGAGCTGTTCCAGGAAAAGGGCATCCGCCGTTCGCGCGCGCTGCCCTACGTGCTCCACGTCGACGCGCGAATCGACGCGGGCAGCCAGTCGGTCGTGCTCGATTTCATCAACGAGGGCACAGCGGGCGCGGTCTTCCACGTCTATGACAAAGGCGATCTCGACCGCATCCCGCGCCGTTATACGGTCGAGGCGGGCAAAAGGATCGACGATCGCTGGGCCGTCGGCCCCGATGGCGAATTCGACCTGTGGGTCCTCGGTCCCAACGGCTTCCACCGCGCCTTCCGCGGCACGCTCACCGACGCCGCGCGCGCGCCAACGATGATCGCGCGTTACAATGTCAGGCAGCGCGCACTCTCACTCGCTTTCGTCAACGATGGCAGCAATGCACAGGAAGCGAAAATCCTTCGCGACGCTTATTCCCCGTCGGCCGGCAAGACGGTGGCGGTCGCCAATCGCAGCAAGGCGGTCGAGGCGTGGCCGACGCCCAAGGATCACGACTGGTACGACGTCACGGTCGCGCTTCCGGGCATCGAAATCCGCCTTGCCGGCCGTATCGAGCGCGGCGCGCATGGCA